A region of Cucumis melo cultivar AY chromosome 2, USDA_Cmelo_AY_1.0, whole genome shotgun sequence DNA encodes the following proteins:
- the LOC103492503 gene encoding uncharacterized protein LOC103492503 codes for MSNCTVESCKVETSDGVKLHTRVFKPKDEVAKEIENLGVVLVHPYSILGGCQGLLRGIAAGLAEKGYKAVTFDMRGAGKSSGRASLTGFAEIKDVIAVCKWVCENLSVHRILLVGSSAGAPIAGSSVDLIEQVVGYVSLGYPFGLAASILFGRHHKAILHSPKPKLFVMGTRDGFTSVKQLQNKLKSAAGRVETHLIEGVSHFEMEGPAYDAQMVNLILHFISSL; via the exons ATGTCTAACTGTACCGTCGAGTCTTGTAAAGTCGAAACAAGTGATGGGGTAAAGCTTCACACAAGGGTTTTCAAACCAAAAGATGAGGTAGCGAAGGAAATTGAGAATTTGGGTGTTGTCTTGGTCCATCCTTATTCCATTTTGGGTGGTTGTCAAGGGCTTTTGAGAGGAATAGCTGCTGGGTTAGCGGAAAAGGGTTATAAAGCTGTGACTTTTGATATGAGGGGTGCTGGGAAATCGTCTGGAAGGGCTTCTTTGACTGGATTTGCTGAAATTAAAGATGTAATTGCTGTTTGCAAATGGGTTTGTGAGAATTTGTCGGTTCATCGAATTTTGTTGGTGGGTTCTTCTGCag GTGCCCCTATTGCAGGCTCATCTGTGGATTTGATAGAACAAGTGGTAGGTTATGTTAGCCTTGGCTATCCTTTTGGCTTAGCTGCCTCAATTCTTTTTGGAAGACACCACAAAGCCATTTTACATTCTCCAAAACCAAAACTTTTTGTGATGGGCACACGGGACGGTTTCACGAGCGTGAAACAATTGCAGAACAAGCTAAAATCTGCAGCAGGACGTGTTGAAACACATCTTATAGAAGGTGTGAGTCACTTTGAAATGGAAGGCCCTGCATATGATGCTCAAATGGTGAATCTTATCCTTCATTTTATATCTTCTTTGTAG
- the LOC103492502 gene encoding protein EMSY-LIKE 3 isoform X2: MEYEPSDSSGTDDDLPPPHQSRFQRGGLPAGNGRSAQVNSSALPRMLGDMEMQIHHIEQEAYSSVLRAFKAQSDAITWEKESLITELRKELRVSDEEHRKLLSRVNADDVIKRIREWRTANGLQPGKLNSDQPMADPVPSPTASASRKKQKTSQASLSQGAPTPAIPTTIPPSSSTLRRGPPPGARTTKTKSSMHTGPTGSAQVNSRGSLGAFASNENAEGATHEHLIGRKVWTRWPEDNSFYEAVITDYNHAEGRHALVYDINTAHETWEWVNLKEISPEDIRWEREVSTALRSGARPGHGRGNKKSMTRGGAVAAGGRGRGTTKGQSRRDLPVSQNGSRKQATGDIEILHTDTLIKEVEKVFGANQPDPMEIEKAKKVLKDHEQSLVNAIARLEDASDGESDGREPYSQGQSMVRV, from the exons ATGGAGTATGAACCGTCTGATAGCAGTG GAACAGATGATGACCTTCCTCCTCCTCATCAAAGTAGATTTCAAAGAGGTGGGCTTCCAGCAGGAAATGGAAGATCTGCACAGGTAAATTCTTCTGCATTACCTAGGATGCTCGGTGATATGGAAATGCAGATCCACCACATTGAGCAGGAAGCATATAGTTCAGTCCTGCGTGCTTTTAAAGCTCAATCGGATGCAATTACTTGG GAGAAGGAGAGTTTAATAACAGAATTAAGAAAGGAGTTGAGAGTATCAGATGAAGAACACAGAAAACTTTTATCTAGGGTAAATGCAGATGATGTCATCAAAAGGATAAG GGAATGGAGAACAGCAAATGGGCTCCAACCTGGAAAACTCAATTCTGATCAACCCATGGCTGATCCTGTACCCAGCCCCACTGCCTCAGCATCACGAAAGAAACAGAAAACATCCCAGGCCTCCTTGTCCCAAGGTGCACCTACTCCTGCAATACCCACTACTATACCACCGTCTTCGTCAACCTTAAGACGTGGTCCGCCCCCTGGAGCTAGGACTACAAAGACAAAATCA TCCATGCACACAGGTCCTACCGGAAGTGCCCAAGTAAACAGTCGAGGTTCTTTAGGGGCCTTTGCTTCAAATGAAAATGCTGAAGGAGCAACACATGAACATTTAATTGGACGTAAGGTTTGGACTAGATGGCCTGAAGATAACAGCTTCTATGAGGCTGTTATAACTGATTATAATCATGCTGAG GGTCGTCATGCTTTGGTCTATGATATCAATACAGCACATGAGACATGGGAATGGGTCAACCTTAAGGAG ATATCTCCTGAAGATATTAGATGGGAACGAGAGGTTTCCACAGCATTGCGCAGTGGTGCTCGCCCTGGGCACGGGAGGGGCAATAAGAAGTCCATGACACGAGGCGGTGCAGTTGCTGCTGGCGGAAGGGGTAGAGGAACCACAAAGGGTCAATCAAGGAGAGACTTACCTGTATCCCAAAATGGATCTCGGAAGCAGGCTACGGGTGATATTGAAATACTTCACACAGACACGTTAATTAAAGAG GTGGAAAAAGTATTTGGTGCTAATCAGCCGGATCCCATGGAGATTGAAAAGGCCAAGAAAGTACTGAAA GATCACGAGCAATCTCTTGTCAACGCAATTGCAAGGCTCGAAGATGCATCTGATGGTGAAAGTG ATGGGAGAGAACCATATTCTCAAGGACAATCAATGGTTCGTGTGTGA
- the LOC103492502 gene encoding protein EMSY-LIKE 3 isoform X1 yields MEYEPSDSSGTDDDLPPPHQSRFQRGGLPAGNGRSAQVNSSALPRMLGDMEMQIHHIEQEAYSSVLRAFKAQSDAITWEKESLITELRKELRVSDEEHRKLLSRVNADDVIKRIREWRTANGLQPGKLNSDQPMADPVPSPTASASRKKQKTSQASLSQGAPTPAIPTTIPPSSSTLRRGPPPGARTTKTKSSMHTGPTGSAQVNSRGSLGAFASNENAEGATHEHLIGRKVWTRWPEDNSFYEAVITDYNHAEGRHALVYDINTAHETWEWVNLKEISPEDIRWEREVSTALRSGARPGHGRGNKKSMTRGGAVAAGGRGRGTTKGQSRRDLPVSQNGSRKQATGDIEILHTDTLIKEVEKVFGANQPDPMEIEKAKKVLKDHEQSLVNAIARLEDASDGESADGREPYSQGQSMVRV; encoded by the exons ATGGAGTATGAACCGTCTGATAGCAGTG GAACAGATGATGACCTTCCTCCTCCTCATCAAAGTAGATTTCAAAGAGGTGGGCTTCCAGCAGGAAATGGAAGATCTGCACAGGTAAATTCTTCTGCATTACCTAGGATGCTCGGTGATATGGAAATGCAGATCCACCACATTGAGCAGGAAGCATATAGTTCAGTCCTGCGTGCTTTTAAAGCTCAATCGGATGCAATTACTTGG GAGAAGGAGAGTTTAATAACAGAATTAAGAAAGGAGTTGAGAGTATCAGATGAAGAACACAGAAAACTTTTATCTAGGGTAAATGCAGATGATGTCATCAAAAGGATAAG GGAATGGAGAACAGCAAATGGGCTCCAACCTGGAAAACTCAATTCTGATCAACCCATGGCTGATCCTGTACCCAGCCCCACTGCCTCAGCATCACGAAAGAAACAGAAAACATCCCAGGCCTCCTTGTCCCAAGGTGCACCTACTCCTGCAATACCCACTACTATACCACCGTCTTCGTCAACCTTAAGACGTGGTCCGCCCCCTGGAGCTAGGACTACAAAGACAAAATCA TCCATGCACACAGGTCCTACCGGAAGTGCCCAAGTAAACAGTCGAGGTTCTTTAGGGGCCTTTGCTTCAAATGAAAATGCTGAAGGAGCAACACATGAACATTTAATTGGACGTAAGGTTTGGACTAGATGGCCTGAAGATAACAGCTTCTATGAGGCTGTTATAACTGATTATAATCATGCTGAG GGTCGTCATGCTTTGGTCTATGATATCAATACAGCACATGAGACATGGGAATGGGTCAACCTTAAGGAG ATATCTCCTGAAGATATTAGATGGGAACGAGAGGTTTCCACAGCATTGCGCAGTGGTGCTCGCCCTGGGCACGGGAGGGGCAATAAGAAGTCCATGACACGAGGCGGTGCAGTTGCTGCTGGCGGAAGGGGTAGAGGAACCACAAAGGGTCAATCAAGGAGAGACTTACCTGTATCCCAAAATGGATCTCGGAAGCAGGCTACGGGTGATATTGAAATACTTCACACAGACACGTTAATTAAAGAG GTGGAAAAAGTATTTGGTGCTAATCAGCCGGATCCCATGGAGATTGAAAAGGCCAAGAAAGTACTGAAA GATCACGAGCAATCTCTTGTCAACGCAATTGCAAGGCTCGAAGATGCATCTGATGGTGAAAGTG CAGATGGGAGAGAACCATATTCTCAAGGACAATCAATGGTTCGTGTGTGA
- the LOC103492502 gene encoding protein EMSY-LIKE 3 isoform X3: protein MEYEPSDSSDDDLPPPHQSRFQRGGLPAGNGRSAQVNSSALPRMLGDMEMQIHHIEQEAYSSVLRAFKAQSDAITWEKESLITELRKELRVSDEEHRKLLSRVNADDVIKRIREWRTANGLQPGKLNSDQPMADPVPSPTASASRKKQKTSQASLSQGAPTPAIPTTIPPSSSTLRRGPPPGARTTKTKSSMHTGPTGSAQVNSRGSLGAFASNENAEGATHEHLIGRKVWTRWPEDNSFYEAVITDYNHAEGRHALVYDINTAHETWEWVNLKEISPEDIRWEREVSTALRSGARPGHGRGNKKSMTRGGAVAAGGRGRGTTKGQSRRDLPVSQNGSRKQATGDIEILHTDTLIKEVEKVFGANQPDPMEIEKAKKVLKDHEQSLVNAIARLEDASDGESADGREPYSQGQSMVRV, encoded by the exons ATGGAGTATGAACCGTCTGATAGCAGTG ATGATGACCTTCCTCCTCCTCATCAAAGTAGATTTCAAAGAGGTGGGCTTCCAGCAGGAAATGGAAGATCTGCACAGGTAAATTCTTCTGCATTACCTAGGATGCTCGGTGATATGGAAATGCAGATCCACCACATTGAGCAGGAAGCATATAGTTCAGTCCTGCGTGCTTTTAAAGCTCAATCGGATGCAATTACTTGG GAGAAGGAGAGTTTAATAACAGAATTAAGAAAGGAGTTGAGAGTATCAGATGAAGAACACAGAAAACTTTTATCTAGGGTAAATGCAGATGATGTCATCAAAAGGATAAG GGAATGGAGAACAGCAAATGGGCTCCAACCTGGAAAACTCAATTCTGATCAACCCATGGCTGATCCTGTACCCAGCCCCACTGCCTCAGCATCACGAAAGAAACAGAAAACATCCCAGGCCTCCTTGTCCCAAGGTGCACCTACTCCTGCAATACCCACTACTATACCACCGTCTTCGTCAACCTTAAGACGTGGTCCGCCCCCTGGAGCTAGGACTACAAAGACAAAATCA TCCATGCACACAGGTCCTACCGGAAGTGCCCAAGTAAACAGTCGAGGTTCTTTAGGGGCCTTTGCTTCAAATGAAAATGCTGAAGGAGCAACACATGAACATTTAATTGGACGTAAGGTTTGGACTAGATGGCCTGAAGATAACAGCTTCTATGAGGCTGTTATAACTGATTATAATCATGCTGAG GGTCGTCATGCTTTGGTCTATGATATCAATACAGCACATGAGACATGGGAATGGGTCAACCTTAAGGAG ATATCTCCTGAAGATATTAGATGGGAACGAGAGGTTTCCACAGCATTGCGCAGTGGTGCTCGCCCTGGGCACGGGAGGGGCAATAAGAAGTCCATGACACGAGGCGGTGCAGTTGCTGCTGGCGGAAGGGGTAGAGGAACCACAAAGGGTCAATCAAGGAGAGACTTACCTGTATCCCAAAATGGATCTCGGAAGCAGGCTACGGGTGATATTGAAATACTTCACACAGACACGTTAATTAAAGAG GTGGAAAAAGTATTTGGTGCTAATCAGCCGGATCCCATGGAGATTGAAAAGGCCAAGAAAGTACTGAAA GATCACGAGCAATCTCTTGTCAACGCAATTGCAAGGCTCGAAGATGCATCTGATGGTGAAAGTG CAGATGGGAGAGAACCATATTCTCAAGGACAATCAATGGTTCGTGTGTGA
- the LOC103492502 gene encoding protein EMSY-LIKE 3 isoform X4, whose amino-acid sequence MEYEPSDSSDDDLPPPHQSRFQRGGLPAGNGRSAQVNSSALPRMLGDMEMQIHHIEQEAYSSVLRAFKAQSDAITWEKESLITELRKELRVSDEEHRKLLSRVNADDVIKRIREWRTANGLQPGKLNSDQPMADPVPSPTASASRKKQKTSQASLSQGAPTPAIPTTIPPSSSTLRRGPPPGARTTKTKSSMHTGPTGSAQVNSRGSLGAFASNENAEGATHEHLIGRKVWTRWPEDNSFYEAVITDYNHAEGRHALVYDINTAHETWEWVNLKEISPEDIRWEREVSTALRSGARPGHGRGNKKSMTRGGAVAAGGRGRGTTKGQSRRDLPVSQNGSRKQATGDIEILHTDTLIKEVEKVFGANQPDPMEIEKAKKVLKDHEQSLVNAIARLEDASDGESDGREPYSQGQSMVRV is encoded by the exons ATGGAGTATGAACCGTCTGATAGCAGTG ATGATGACCTTCCTCCTCCTCATCAAAGTAGATTTCAAAGAGGTGGGCTTCCAGCAGGAAATGGAAGATCTGCACAGGTAAATTCTTCTGCATTACCTAGGATGCTCGGTGATATGGAAATGCAGATCCACCACATTGAGCAGGAAGCATATAGTTCAGTCCTGCGTGCTTTTAAAGCTCAATCGGATGCAATTACTTGG GAGAAGGAGAGTTTAATAACAGAATTAAGAAAGGAGTTGAGAGTATCAGATGAAGAACACAGAAAACTTTTATCTAGGGTAAATGCAGATGATGTCATCAAAAGGATAAG GGAATGGAGAACAGCAAATGGGCTCCAACCTGGAAAACTCAATTCTGATCAACCCATGGCTGATCCTGTACCCAGCCCCACTGCCTCAGCATCACGAAAGAAACAGAAAACATCCCAGGCCTCCTTGTCCCAAGGTGCACCTACTCCTGCAATACCCACTACTATACCACCGTCTTCGTCAACCTTAAGACGTGGTCCGCCCCCTGGAGCTAGGACTACAAAGACAAAATCA TCCATGCACACAGGTCCTACCGGAAGTGCCCAAGTAAACAGTCGAGGTTCTTTAGGGGCCTTTGCTTCAAATGAAAATGCTGAAGGAGCAACACATGAACATTTAATTGGACGTAAGGTTTGGACTAGATGGCCTGAAGATAACAGCTTCTATGAGGCTGTTATAACTGATTATAATCATGCTGAG GGTCGTCATGCTTTGGTCTATGATATCAATACAGCACATGAGACATGGGAATGGGTCAACCTTAAGGAG ATATCTCCTGAAGATATTAGATGGGAACGAGAGGTTTCCACAGCATTGCGCAGTGGTGCTCGCCCTGGGCACGGGAGGGGCAATAAGAAGTCCATGACACGAGGCGGTGCAGTTGCTGCTGGCGGAAGGGGTAGAGGAACCACAAAGGGTCAATCAAGGAGAGACTTACCTGTATCCCAAAATGGATCTCGGAAGCAGGCTACGGGTGATATTGAAATACTTCACACAGACACGTTAATTAAAGAG GTGGAAAAAGTATTTGGTGCTAATCAGCCGGATCCCATGGAGATTGAAAAGGCCAAGAAAGTACTGAAA GATCACGAGCAATCTCTTGTCAACGCAATTGCAAGGCTCGAAGATGCATCTGATGGTGAAAGTG ATGGGAGAGAACCATATTCTCAAGGACAATCAATGGTTCGTGTGTGA